In Mucinivorans hirudinis, the DNA window TTGCGCCAGTTAGTATCGCATTTACAATTCCTTTTTTATGCCTGTCAAACATTTCTACTACTTGGTTTATCTCAGGTATATTTACCCTTAATGCGTTCTGTTTCCAAAACATATATATTGATAATGCACTTTGATAGTTTTCTTGCCGAAACTGAATATCTCTAAAATTCTCCTTCACTTGCCAAGCCCGAGATACCTCGTAATTTGCTCCCCGTATAGCCTCGAAAGTCGCATACTGCTTATCTGTAAAATTATTTGTGTCCTTGAGCCACAAATACTTAGTTCGTTTCAAATCTTCGTGTAACTTAACCTCTCGGCGACGTACCTTATCAACAGCCTTATTCAAATAACCGACCAAATGAAAATTATCGTGGCAGTGCAATGCTTGCCCAAAATACTCCTTTGCTGCGTAAATATAAGGGTTCTACAGGATTTCGTGTGAGAATAGTTATCTTTGCCGAATGACAGCAACCGAAGTATTGAGTAAATTATTATTGCCTATGAGTAGTGATTGGTCGATAGGCAGTGTAGACATCGACGAGCAAAACGAGGAAGTTCGTATTGAGCTTGTCTATAACAATGAAGTGGTAATTATTGATGGCGTAAGTTATCCTATCTATGACTATCGTTCAGTTCGAGAGTGGCGACACTTGGATTTGTGGCAATATAAGAGTTACCTTGTTGCCCGTATTCCGCGTTATATTGTTGGAGATAAGGTAATAAGCTTGGGCGTACCGTGGTCAGCGCCATTGGAACGTATGACCACTTTGCTCGAAAAAAAACGATAGAGACTTTGCAAGTAACCAAGAGTCAGAGTGGTACTGCAAGGTTATTGCGTATAAGTTTTGACCAAGTACATCGCGTGATGCACCGAGCAGTAGAGCGCGGTATGGCATTGCGAGATAGTGATGAGCTATATAAATATGTTAGCATTGACGAGAAAGCTATAAGTCGTGGTCACGAGTACGCATCAATTTTATCGGATGAGTTGAGCGGAATTGTGATAGAGGTTAGTAAAGGCAGGACAAAGGAAAGTGTTGATAATTTGTGTATTAAAGGTTTATCTGAGGAGCAGCGAGGGGCAGTAGAGCGAATATGCACCGATATGTGGGATCCTTATATTTACGCAGCAAAGGAGTATTTTGGGCAAGCATTGCACTGCCACGATAATTTTCATTTGGTCGGTTATTTGAATAAGGCTGTTGATAAGGTACGTCGCCGAGAGGTTAAGTTACACGAAGATTTGAAACGAACTAAGTATTTGTGGCTCAAGGACACAAATAATTTTACAGATAAGCAGTATGCGACTTTCGAGGCTATACGGGGAGCAAATTACGAGGTATCTCGGGCTTGGCAAGTGAAGGAGAATTTTAGAGATATTCAGTTTCGGCAAGAAAACTATCAAAGTGCATTATCAATATATATGCTTTGGAAACAGAACGCATTAAGGGTAAATATACCTGAGATAAACCAAGTAGTAGAAATGTTTGACAGGCATAAAAAAGGAATTGTAAATGCGATACTAACTGGCGCAAGTAATGCAAGGGCAGAGAGGTTAAACAGCTCTATCGAAGAGATAAAAAGAATAGGCAGAGGATACCATAAATTTGAAAACTTCAGAACCGCAATACTATTCTTCAATGCAAACCTCAAACTTTACCCACACGAAAACCAGTAGAACCAAAAATAAAGTTATGACATCCCCACTGACATAGGGCTGTCATTAGGTGGTATTACCTTTGCCGCTGTAATCATTAAAAAAAAAGAAGAAAATGAAAATCAAACCTTATCTAATTTTCAACGGCAATGCCGAAGAGGCGGCGAACCGTTATGCAGAGATTCTTGGCGGCAGAATCGAAAATCTGAATCGTTATGGCGACTGTATGCCCAATGTACCAGAGGAATACAAAAATAAAATCGCCCATATCTGCTTCTTTGTCGGAGACGAAGTTATGGGAATGGCAGATTCCGAGCCGGGCACAGCAACAACTTTCGGCACGGGTAACATCATCACGCTGCACTACGACAACGAGGAGCAAATCAAAGATGCCTACGAAAAACTATCAGTTGGTGGCGTGACTCGCCTTCCGCTGCAACCGACATTCTTTGCGAAGCAATATGCAGAACTAACCGACTGCTACGGTGTTGCGTGGTGTTTGAT includes these proteins:
- a CDS encoding PhnB protein (putative DNA binding 3-demethylubiquinone-9 3-methyltransferase domain protein), which encodes MKIKPYLIFNGNAEEAANRYAEILGGRIENLNRYGDCMPNVPEEYKNKIAHICFFVGDEVMGMADSEPGTATTFGTGNIITLHYDNEEQIKDAYEKLSVGGVTRLPLQPTFFAKQYAELTDCYGVAWCLIIE